From Synoicihabitans lomoniglobus, the proteins below share one genomic window:
- a CDS encoding phytanoyl-CoA dioxygenase family protein: MSNSTAAPAPVSTLRANGYFGPDFDPAELRRFYDEHGYFVIEDALTPAEVTELRDDATAICRGQRGELKGAQSFPADATDDEVLRNYLCIHFPGKISPVMHANVHHEVAVRALVAALGPNVKCMQTMLFIKSAGKPGQAWHQDEDYIPTRDRSLIGAWISIDHATVENGGLWIIPGSHRHGILWDQHWHDDRRFDCSEESVGFPYTDDDAVPVEVKPGSIVFFNGYTLHRSLPNRAAPGTYRRALVNHYMRAESFLPWMLPTAGEAGPLAKLDFRDVEMVAGVDPYAHRGYEKITQPMLRPDGRSGCISWSQSGNVNEYSAAPVDHAAEAHVD, encoded by the coding sequence TGCTCCGGTTTCCACGTTGCGCGCCAACGGCTATTTCGGCCCTGATTTCGATCCGGCCGAGCTGCGCCGATTCTACGATGAGCACGGGTATTTCGTCATCGAAGATGCGCTGACGCCGGCCGAAGTGACCGAACTGAGAGACGACGCGACTGCGATTTGTCGCGGGCAGCGCGGGGAACTGAAGGGGGCGCAATCCTTTCCGGCGGATGCGACCGACGACGAGGTATTGCGCAATTATCTCTGTATCCATTTTCCGGGTAAAATATCTCCGGTGATGCACGCCAACGTGCATCATGAGGTGGCGGTGCGGGCCTTGGTGGCCGCGCTCGGTCCCAATGTAAAATGCATGCAGACGATGCTCTTCATCAAGTCGGCGGGGAAACCCGGGCAGGCCTGGCATCAGGATGAAGATTACATTCCGACGCGTGATCGGTCGCTGATTGGCGCGTGGATTTCGATCGATCACGCCACGGTCGAAAATGGCGGGTTGTGGATCATTCCCGGTTCGCACCGGCATGGCATCCTGTGGGACCAGCACTGGCATGACGACCGGCGCTTCGATTGCAGTGAGGAATCCGTGGGGTTTCCCTATACCGACGACGACGCCGTTCCGGTGGAGGTGAAACCGGGATCGATCGTGTTTTTCAACGGCTACACCCTGCATCGCTCGTTGCCCAATCGCGCGGCGCCGGGCACGTATCGTCGTGCGTTGGTCAATCACTACATGCGGGCGGAGTCGTTCCTGCCGTGGATGCTGCCGACGGCGGGTGAGGCGGGGCCGTTGGCCAAACTCGATTTTCGGGATGTGGAGATGGTGGCCGGAGTCGATCCGTATGCACATCGCGGATACGAGAAAATCACCCAGCCCATGTTGCGACCCGATGGCCGGAGCGGTTGCATCAGTTGGTCGCAGAGCGGCAACGTGAACGAGTATTCCGCCGCGCCGGTCGATCATGCGGCCGAAGCGCATGTGGACTGA
- a CDS encoding lysophospholipid acyltransferase family protein has protein sequence MPPQFVSPPIPWRLSLRTIWRLVGVLTVAAGAGLSYLFVASNRRTIAGRAAWLQRTCQHVLRRLRVEVKSVGSLPAGVMLTPNHVSYLDILVLNALTPTVFVSKAEVKGWPLFGWFAQKAGTLFLRREVRADLVRVGAQLEPVVASGVNLAVFLEGTSSDGRGVRPFKPGMLAPAVAAGWPVAPATLHYAVPTGRDAAVAVAWWGTMPLLPHLLTLTGLPWIKATVEWGKTRSAGGDRKALAAALQSEVAAGLARAYERG, from the coding sequence GTGCCTCCACAATTCGTTTCTCCCCCGATTCCTTGGCGACTGAGTCTCCGGACGATTTGGCGGTTGGTCGGCGTGCTGACGGTCGCGGCGGGGGCGGGTTTGTCCTACCTGTTCGTGGCATCCAACCGCCGCACGATTGCCGGCCGGGCGGCGTGGCTGCAACGCACGTGCCAGCATGTGCTGCGTCGACTGCGCGTGGAGGTGAAGTCGGTCGGGTCGCTTCCCGCGGGGGTCATGTTGACGCCGAACCATGTCAGTTATCTGGATATATTGGTGCTCAACGCCCTCACGCCGACAGTGTTCGTGTCCAAAGCGGAGGTGAAGGGTTGGCCGTTGTTTGGTTGGTTTGCGCAAAAAGCCGGCACACTTTTTCTGCGCCGGGAAGTGCGGGCAGATCTCGTGCGGGTAGGCGCACAACTCGAGCCGGTGGTGGCGTCGGGGGTGAATCTGGCGGTGTTTTTGGAAGGGACGAGCAGCGACGGCCGTGGGGTCCGTCCGTTTAAACCGGGCATGTTGGCGCCGGCGGTGGCGGCGGGGTGGCCCGTGGCGCCGGCGACGCTCCATTACGCGGTTCCGACGGGGCGGGACGCGGCGGTCGCGGTGGCGTGGTGGGGCACGATGCCCCTGTTGCCCCATTTGCTCACGTTGACGGGTTTGCCCTGGATCAAGGCGACGGTGGAGTGGGGGAAGACGCGTTCGGCGGGCGGTGATCGCAAAGCACTGGCTGCGGCGTTGCAAAGCGAGGTGGCCGCGGGCCTCGCCCGGGCTTATGAGCGCGGATAA
- a CDS encoding aldose epimerase family protein: protein MSTPSSAPSGASVTRQPYGRTADGQDVELFILTNASGMRVDVITYGATIVRLFTPDRDGRSADVVLGYDTLAGYEAGSCFFGATIGRFGNRIAGGRFTLNGETYELPINQVVEGRPCQLHGGPEGFHRQIWKATPRTGDGVAAVEMKHFSPDGHMGYPGNVSVTVIYRLLADNTLEVEFAGETDAPTPLNLTQHTYFNLGGPAAKPIVDHMVQIAAARYLAVDAGLIPEGPPAPVAATPFDFTAPHAVGERINEPGDQLARGEGYDHCWALDGVGGEMHPCAVAHDPASGRRLEVTTTEPGVQFYTGNHLPPEGEPGKSGVRYLPRTGFCLETQRFPDSPNRPDFPDTVALPGKPWRSRTRFKFTADE, encoded by the coding sequence ATGTCCACCCCTTCCAGCGCCCCCTCCGGAGCCTCGGTTACACGTCAACCCTACGGCCGCACTGCCGACGGGCAGGACGTCGAACTCTTCATCCTCACCAATGCGAGTGGCATGCGCGTCGACGTGATCACTTACGGGGCCACGATTGTGCGTCTCTTCACCCCTGATCGCGACGGACGCAGTGCCGACGTGGTGCTGGGCTACGACACCTTGGCCGGCTACGAGGCGGGCAGCTGTTTCTTCGGCGCCACCATCGGTCGTTTTGGCAACCGCATCGCGGGCGGCCGGTTCACGCTGAACGGCGAAACCTATGAGCTGCCGATCAACCAGGTCGTCGAAGGTAGGCCTTGCCAGCTGCATGGCGGTCCGGAGGGGTTTCACCGTCAGATTTGGAAAGCGACCCCCCGCACGGGAGACGGGGTGGCGGCGGTGGAGATGAAGCACTTCAGTCCCGACGGCCACATGGGTTACCCGGGCAACGTTTCGGTGACCGTGATCTACCGCCTGCTCGCCGACAACACGTTGGAGGTGGAATTTGCCGGCGAGACCGATGCCCCCACGCCGCTCAATCTCACCCAGCATACTTATTTCAATCTCGGTGGACCCGCGGCCAAGCCGATTGTCGACCACATGGTGCAGATCGCAGCAGCTCGTTATCTCGCCGTCGATGCGGGCCTGATTCCGGAAGGTCCGCCCGCTCCGGTGGCGGCGACGCCGTTTGATTTCACCGCTCCCCACGCCGTCGGCGAGCGCATCAATGAACCGGGAGACCAGTTGGCCCGGGGGGAAGGTTATGATCACTGTTGGGCGCTCGACGGCGTGGGGGGCGAAATGCATCCCTGCGCCGTGGCGCACGATCCAGCGAGCGGCCGACGGCTGGAGGTGACGACCACCGAGCCCGGGGTGCAGTTTTATACCGGCAACCATCTGCCGCCGGAGGGAGAACCCGGGAAATCGGGCGTGCGTTACCTTCCGCGCACGGGGTTTTGTCTGGAAACGCAACGTTTCCCGGATTCGCCCAATCGTCCGGATTTTCCGGATACCGTGGCGTTGCCGGGTAAGCCGTGGCGCAGCCGGACGCGTTTTAAGTTTACCGCGGACGAATGA
- a CDS encoding TylF/MycF/NovP-related O-methyltransferase codes for MPFFTQFTNRVLARFGLRLDRLPPPHGAATTLSTSRVTIAGLSLSIQRARELFPERTVVVFTDEKKDAHRVPFSTIWKTNGGLISGDPERDLTAYDVASTAFVFGFDSDEKISTYLAWVTQRGGKYFCAGDASNARWWHIRDTARKVLQAEEADCRRHGHSHFALDQLTNLTQAIDITRAIPGDYVEIGVFKGTSARLAYHYMGASNLARHCTFMDTWAGFDYVESKESADAHWQGTHEASMEQVATRLEATPLPANAPVSFTLVRSNIMQDNLPATITSIALCNIDVDIYDAIATALHKTWPLIATGGICIVQDPGRTPLLGGARLALDEFLRDPKATDCVPVYLESGQTFLLKV; via the coding sequence TTGCCCTTCTTCACTCAATTTACCAACCGGGTCTTGGCTCGTTTCGGCTTACGCCTTGATCGCCTGCCTCCCCCTCATGGTGCCGCCACCACGCTCAGCACATCGCGGGTCACCATTGCAGGTCTGAGCCTGTCAATCCAGCGGGCCCGTGAATTGTTCCCCGAGCGCACCGTCGTCGTGTTTACCGATGAGAAAAAGGACGCTCACCGCGTGCCGTTCTCCACCATCTGGAAGACGAATGGTGGACTCATCTCCGGGGACCCGGAACGTGATCTGACGGCTTACGACGTGGCCTCGACGGCCTTCGTATTCGGGTTCGACTCGGACGAAAAAATCAGCACCTACCTCGCTTGGGTGACGCAACGCGGCGGCAAATATTTTTGCGCCGGGGATGCGAGCAACGCCCGCTGGTGGCATATCCGCGACACAGCGCGGAAAGTCCTGCAAGCGGAGGAAGCCGACTGCCGCCGACACGGCCATTCCCATTTCGCCCTCGATCAACTCACCAACCTGACGCAAGCAATCGACATCACCCGGGCGATTCCCGGCGACTACGTCGAAATCGGCGTGTTCAAAGGCACCAGCGCCCGCCTCGCCTACCATTACATGGGCGCGAGTAATTTGGCGCGGCATTGCACCTTCATGGATACGTGGGCGGGCTTCGACTACGTCGAATCAAAAGAGAGTGCCGACGCCCACTGGCAAGGCACACACGAAGCCTCGATGGAACAGGTCGCCACCCGACTGGAAGCGACGCCCCTGCCCGCCAACGCGCCCGTTTCCTTCACGCTCGTAAGATCCAACATCATGCAGGACAATTTGCCTGCCACGATCACGTCGATCGCGTTGTGCAACATCGACGTGGATATCTACGACGCGATCGCAACCGCACTTCATAAAACGTGGCCATTGATTGCGACGGGGGGAATCTGCATTGTGCAGGACCCTGGCCGCACGCCCCTGCTCGGTGGTGCCCGGCTCGCCCTCGACGAGTTCCTCCGCGATCCGAAGGCGACCGATTGCGTGCCGGTTTATCTGGAGTCGGGTCAGACGTTTTTACTCAAAGTCTGA
- a CDS encoding S8 family serine peptidase: protein MLKLTRFAVVMAAWAFGLVVVSTAAEKPKITSQDQLPRFEYPVTGPVTDILTDEAAYTALATAVRADLEKLLADYDIEDRTTLQGIIGTLMSMDFQAGDYDSALAHLATIRELESKPANKLTAGHLMESVIEARSIDYATDAAYRAAFAKIYAEKINALPFEIVGDNIKSSKASAEIVTESLLVGAMESQVQPGVDKTGTISGDVAQGLIGRHVSIASYIPLREERAAVLQAFIDANFVAKADIWAARNVVLTDHADLHPVTIAIWDSGIDTAVYPDNLWSNPAEKADGIDNDENGFIDDLHGIAFDLHSNREPELLAPLTAEQQAAYPAMRDMTKGLLDLQASIDSPEATAIKQHMGSIEPDKVQQFFEDLGLFGNFTHGTHVAGIAAAGNPAARLMAARITFDFRTIPDVPTMEQAIKDAEASRDVVAYFRDHGVRVVNMSWGGSPQGIEAAFEANGAGGTPEERRVKSREMFDVALKALTEAMRDAPDILFVVAAGNSDNDAEFSDLIPSGIDLPNILTVGAVDQAGEETSFSTFGSNVDVHANGFEVPSHVPGGEEMNYSGTSMAAPNVANLAGKLLAVAPDLTTSQLVSLITLGAQRNEDGRINLISPKRSFELLAVVQSE from the coding sequence ATGTTGAAACTCACTCGTTTCGCTGTCGTCATGGCAGCATGGGCCTTCGGATTGGTCGTGGTATCGACGGCGGCCGAAAAACCGAAGATCACCTCGCAGGACCAGCTCCCGCGTTTCGAATATCCGGTCACGGGTCCAGTGACTGACATCCTCACCGATGAAGCAGCCTACACCGCCCTGGCCACGGCCGTGCGCGCGGATCTCGAAAAGCTGCTCGCGGACTACGACATCGAGGATCGCACCACCCTGCAGGGAATCATTGGCACCTTGATGAGCATGGATTTCCAGGCCGGGGACTATGATTCGGCCTTGGCCCATCTCGCGACGATTCGAGAGCTGGAGTCCAAACCCGCCAACAAGCTCACGGCCGGGCATTTGATGGAAAGTGTGATCGAGGCCCGCTCGATCGACTACGCGACCGATGCGGCCTACCGCGCGGCTTTCGCCAAGATCTATGCCGAGAAGATCAATGCACTGCCGTTTGAGATCGTGGGCGACAACATCAAGAGCTCCAAAGCCAGCGCCGAGATCGTCACCGAATCGCTCCTCGTGGGAGCGATGGAATCGCAAGTGCAGCCCGGTGTGGACAAGACCGGAACCATCAGCGGCGACGTTGCGCAGGGCCTGATCGGCCGGCATGTATCGATCGCCAGCTACATTCCGCTGCGGGAGGAGCGAGCCGCCGTTTTACAGGCGTTTATCGATGCCAATTTTGTCGCCAAGGCCGACATTTGGGCAGCGCGCAATGTCGTGTTGACCGACCATGCTGATCTACACCCGGTCACCATTGCCATTTGGGACAGCGGTATCGATACGGCGGTTTACCCGGACAACCTTTGGAGCAACCCGGCGGAAAAAGCCGACGGGATCGACAATGATGAGAATGGCTTCATCGACGACCTGCACGGCATTGCCTTTGACCTGCACTCCAATCGTGAACCGGAGTTGCTCGCACCGCTCACCGCCGAGCAACAAGCCGCGTATCCGGCCATGCGTGACATGACCAAGGGTCTGCTCGATCTGCAGGCCAGCATCGACAGTCCGGAGGCGACCGCGATCAAACAACACATGGGCAGCATCGAGCCCGACAAAGTGCAGCAGTTTTTCGAAGACCTCGGCCTCTTTGGCAACTTCACTCACGGCACGCACGTCGCCGGCATTGCGGCGGCGGGTAATCCGGCGGCCCGACTGATGGCTGCCCGGATCACCTTTGATTTCCGCACCATTCCCGACGTGCCGACCATGGAGCAGGCGATCAAGGATGCCGAAGCCTCTCGCGATGTCGTGGCCTATTTCCGCGATCATGGCGTGCGCGTCGTCAACATGAGCTGGGGCGGTTCGCCGCAGGGCATCGAAGCTGCCTTCGAGGCCAACGGTGCGGGTGGCACGCCCGAGGAGCGTCGGGTCAAATCGCGCGAAATGTTCGACGTCGCGCTCAAAGCGCTGACCGAGGCCATGCGCGATGCGCCCGACATTCTGTTCGTGGTGGCGGCCGGCAATAGTGACAACGACGCCGAGTTCTCCGACCTGATTCCGTCCGGTATCGATCTACCCAACATCCTGACCGTCGGGGCCGTTGATCAAGCGGGAGAGGAAACGTCCTTCTCGACCTTCGGCTCCAACGTCGATGTGCATGCCAACGGTTTCGAAGTTCCCAGCCATGTGCCGGGTGGCGAAGAGATGAACTACTCCGGCACGTCCATGGCCGCGCCCAATGTGGCTAACCTTGCTGGCAAATTACTGGCGGTGGCGCCCGATCTCACCACCTCGCAACTCGTGAGCCTCATCACGCTCGGCGCCCAGCGCAACGAGGACGGTCGCATCAACCTGATCAGCCCGAAGCGCAGCTTCGAGCTGCTCGCCGTGGTGCAGTCCGAATAA
- a CDS encoding DUF488 domain-containing protein produces MSLRVVRLGSPRKPDEGTRIGTVRRPPRGVLKSEFASQDWYDVWFPNLAPSVDTMKLGLAAETSAQWTTFGRKFKAEMATPAAKHDINLLATLSHTTHFSVGCYCENETRCHRSILRELLAEAGADMA; encoded by the coding sequence ATGAGCTTGCGCGTGGTTCGACTTGGCAGTCCTCGAAAACCCGATGAAGGCACCCGCATCGGCACGGTGCGACGTCCTCCGCGCGGCGTGCTGAAGAGCGAGTTCGCCTCACAAGATTGGTATGACGTGTGGTTCCCCAATCTCGCGCCGAGTGTCGATACCATGAAGCTCGGGCTGGCTGCGGAAACGTCGGCACAGTGGACGACGTTCGGGCGCAAATTCAAAGCCGAGATGGCCACGCCTGCCGCCAAGCACGACATCAACTTGCTGGCGACGTTGTCGCACACGACCCATTTTTCCGTGGGTTGCTACTGCGAAAACGAGACGCGTTGCCACCGGTCCATCCTGCGTGAGCTGCTCGCCGAAGCCGGCGCGGATATGGCGTAA
- a CDS encoding helix-turn-helix transcriptional regulator, whose protein sequence is MRCESGWRLDAAWSARLRDFDLWLVWAGRGRVRIDRQSFALTPGTCLWMRPGRTYLAEQDDQDRLGVSFVHFTLSKSNSIAPPFEITTVRSLDFAAASMAEVVRWADSDAALAGRLLGTTLDVLARDHMASTTHESNRANGPRRRQESIVHAITARISAEPGQPWSIAQLAAESGYAPDHFSKVFTAVIGMRPQAFIVQARMMRARMLLAETGLSVGEIATALGFNDVYFFSRQFRAKCGVPPTAYRRGIRNADR, encoded by the coding sequence GTGCGTTGTGAGTCCGGTTGGCGCTTGGATGCAGCTTGGTCGGCGCGTTTGCGTGACTTTGACCTCTGGCTGGTGTGGGCGGGCCGAGGTCGCGTGCGTATCGACCGACAGTCGTTTGCCCTCACCCCCGGAACCTGCCTCTGGATGCGTCCGGGCCGAACTTACCTGGCCGAACAGGACGACCAGGACCGGCTCGGCGTGAGCTTCGTGCACTTCACTCTGTCCAAATCCAATTCGATCGCGCCGCCGTTTGAAATCACCACCGTGCGCTCGTTGGATTTCGCCGCCGCCAGCATGGCCGAGGTGGTGCGCTGGGCCGATTCCGATGCGGCACTGGCGGGCCGTCTATTGGGAACGACCCTCGACGTGTTGGCGCGGGATCACATGGCTTCGACAACCCACGAATCAAACCGCGCCAACGGTCCGCGACGGCGGCAGGAATCGATCGTTCACGCCATCACGGCGCGCATCTCGGCCGAACCCGGTCAACCGTGGTCGATCGCTCAGCTCGCCGCAGAATCTGGTTACGCTCCCGATCATTTTTCCAAGGTCTTCACGGCCGTGATCGGGATGAGACCGCAGGCCTTCATCGTGCAGGCGCGGATGATGCGAGCCCGCATGCTTCTCGCCGAAACGGGGCTGTCGGTCGGCGAGATCGCGACCGCGTTGGGCTTCAATGACGTTTACTTTTTCTCCCGCCAATTCCGCGCCAAATGCGGCGTGCCGCCCACGGCCTATCGACGCGGCATCCGAAACGCCGATCGTTGA
- a CDS encoding phytanoyl-CoA dioxygenase family protein, whose translation METSSTSSAPATVVGSDGTRFDEGAELHAPELYRPTSTAPQVDTLADIGPAEIAFYREHGYLSVRQAYTPAEVDDAMAGLSSLVMGEKPDFKDVYFEAAARDRLPQMKAEERLDAVRKLGCFVDHEARLKAISHHAQLLSVVTRLLDDQEPEMFQDMALLKPPRIGREKPWHQDHAYFDYPLDAKIVGVWIALDEATIDNGCMQLLPGRHREGPQIHFKRRDWQICDKAVLGQESVAAPLKPGGLLLFDAKLPHGTPHNTSPNRRRALQFHYAPTGLKNAPTAERLEHFGSEGKNVSC comes from the coding sequence ATGGAAACCTCTTCAACTTCTTCCGCTCCCGCCACCGTGGTGGGGTCCGATGGCACCCGTTTTGACGAAGGTGCCGAACTACATGCCCCCGAACTTTATCGCCCGACGAGCACGGCGCCGCAGGTGGATACGTTGGCCGACATCGGTCCGGCCGAAATCGCGTTTTATCGCGAACACGGTTACCTCTCCGTTCGCCAGGCTTACACGCCGGCCGAAGTTGACGATGCGATGGCGGGACTCAGCTCGCTGGTCATGGGGGAGAAACCCGATTTCAAAGACGTCTACTTCGAAGCGGCGGCGCGCGATCGCCTGCCACAAATGAAGGCGGAGGAACGTCTCGATGCGGTGCGTAAACTGGGCTGCTTCGTCGATCACGAAGCGCGCCTCAAAGCAATTTCCCATCATGCCCAACTGCTCTCCGTCGTCACGCGCTTGCTCGATGACCAGGAGCCCGAAATGTTCCAGGACATGGCATTGCTCAAGCCGCCGCGCATCGGCCGGGAGAAGCCGTGGCATCAGGATCACGCGTATTTCGATTACCCGCTCGACGCCAAGATCGTGGGGGTGTGGATCGCCCTCGATGAAGCGACGATCGACAACGGCTGCATGCAACTCCTGCCCGGTCGCCATCGCGAAGGACCGCAGATTCATTTCAAGCGCCGCGACTGGCAGATCTGCGACAAAGCCGTGCTCGGGCAAGAGTCAGTGGCTGCACCGCTCAAGCCCGGTGGTCTGTTGTTGTTCGATGCGAAGCTGCCGCATGGCACCCCGCACAACACCTCACCCAATCGCCGCCGTGCGCTGCAATTCCACTACGCGCCGACCGGTCTGAAGAACGCCCCAACGGCCGAACGCCTTGAGCACTTCGGGAGCGAAGGCAAAAACGTGAGCTGCTGA
- a CDS encoding mobile mystery protein B, with the protein MPFPRSGHDGSGTTPVSPDEERWLIPSVVTLAELNLLERENILAARRWLFSPRRKLNPANLLDHLLVRELHRRMFRRVWRWAGKIRDIDLNLGVPVPEITTRLTALLGDAQAWIDYTTFPADETCVRLHHGLVAIHPWRNGNGRHARLLADRLAVALDRPIFTWGGGSKLTASGETRSNYLTALKAADAGDFASLLAFSRS; encoded by the coding sequence ATGCCCTTCCCTCGATCCGGCCACGACGGTTCCGGAACCACGCCCGTTTCGCCGGACGAGGAACGCTGGCTCATTCCCAGTGTGGTCACCCTTGCCGAACTCAACTTACTGGAACGCGAAAATATTCTCGCAGCCCGACGTTGGTTGTTCTCGCCACGGCGAAAGCTCAATCCTGCAAACCTGCTCGACCATCTCTTGGTCCGGGAACTGCACCGACGAATGTTTCGGCGCGTGTGGCGCTGGGCCGGGAAAATACGGGACATCGACCTCAACCTCGGCGTGCCCGTGCCGGAAATCACGACTCGGTTGACCGCTCTCCTCGGTGACGCGCAAGCGTGGATCGATTACACCACCTTTCCGGCCGACGAAACCTGCGTTCGCCTGCACCACGGCCTCGTCGCCATCCATCCCTGGCGCAACGGGAACGGACGTCACGCGCGGCTTTTGGCCGACCGGCTCGCCGTCGCGCTCGACCGTCCCATCTTTACATGGGGAGGAGGCTCGAAACTGACCGCCTCAGGCGAAACCCGATCCAACTACCTCACTGCACTCAAAGCAGCCGACGCCGGAGATTTTGCCTCACTCCTCGCATTCTCGCGCAGTTAA